One genomic segment of Nerophis lumbriciformis linkage group LG20, RoL_Nlum_v2.1, whole genome shotgun sequence includes these proteins:
- the LOC133619189 gene encoding uncharacterized protein: protein MLKELIRERLLAAADEIFALFERTITSYEEELSRTREEKERHRPQLEAARNTPNVLYFEDKQRPPHIKEEEEEFQAPEEGECLLEPEEADLTVVSVKIEDDEDKPQAYNLLAPLSVSDDTTSHSPEDEDQDDAQEPLSSDTDCKGDMRTHTDNKHSECSKRKTGTKCLTCSVCAKNFSLKRHLIVHARTHTEGKPFNCSACSKSFSNKRHLTRHMLTHTGEKPFRCSVCGKSCSQKTNMASHMRTHTGEKPFSCSVCDESFSYKCNLTRHMHTHAGEKKMISYVCGTQFSQNATLPTNAGEKTFGCSVCGESFSYKCNLTRHMQTHTGEKPFGCSVCGKRFTQKVNMASHMTTHTGEKPFSCLVCGKSYSYKKSLTAHTLTHNRDTKDCQVLEV, encoded by the exons atgttgaaagagttgaTCAGGGAGAGATTATTGGCGGCGGCCGATGAAATATTCGCGCTGTTTGAGAGAACGATAACgtcgtacgaggaggaactttctagaacaagagaggagaaggagcgacatcgACCACAACTGGAAGCTGCTAGAAATACtccaaatgttttatattttgaag ACAAGCAGcggcccccccacattaaagaagaagaggaggaattcCAGGCCCctgaggagggagagtgtcttctcgaGCCAGAAGAGGCTGACCTGACTGTCGTCtctgtgaagattgaagacgatGAAGACAAACCACAAGCATACAACCTCTTGGCTCCACTGTCGGTTAGTgacgacacaacgtcacactctcctgaggaCGAAGACCAGGACGACGCCCAggaacctttgagcagcgacaCAGACTGTAAAGgcgatatgaggactcacactgacaacaaacactctgaatgctcgaAAAGGAAGACCGGTACAAAATGTTTGACTTGCTCAGTTTGTGCGAAGAACTTTTCTCTTAAGAGACATTTGATTGTACACGCGAGAACACACACAGAAGGAAAACCTTTCAATTGTTCCGCTTGTAGTAAAAGCTTTTCTAATAAGCGCCATTTAACCCGACACATGCTgacacacaccggagaaaaaccctttAGATGCTCAGTTTGCGGTAAAAGCTGCTCCCAGAAGACAAACATGGCgtcacacatgagaacgcacaccggagaaaaaccttttagttgCTCAGTTTGCGACGAAAGCTTTTCCTACAAGTGCAATTTGACCCGGCACATGCATACgcacgcaggagaaaaaaagaTGATTTCCTACGTTTGTGGGACACAGTTCTCTCAAAACGCAACATTGCCAACGAACGCGGGAGAAAAAACGTTCGGTTGCTCGGTTTGCGGCGAAAGCTTTTCTTATAAGTGcaatttgactcgacacatgcaGACGCACACAGGCGAGAAACCCTTTGGTTGCTCAGTATGTGGCAAAAGATTCacccaaaaggtaaacatggcctcacacatgacaacacacacaggagaaaaaccctttagTTGCTTAGTTTGCGGTAAAAGTTATTCGTATAAGAAAAGTTTGACGGCTCACACGCTGACTCACAACAGAGACACAAAAGATTGTCAAGTCTTAGAAGTGTAA